From a single Brassica oleracea var. oleracea cultivar TO1000 chromosome C5, BOL, whole genome shotgun sequence genomic region:
- the LOC106292915 gene encoding phospholipase A1-Igamma1, chloroplastic-like produces MEKSTIKTPLRKLRRRRTKRSWKLKQKLKLAWKSIKIRVRSHLPNFLSTKKRLTHMKSRNQEQELAQTARRICKISNDATNSLAYLLQLPKYSASDFLDRGDMMTPAASPRENISKAWRELHGSKNWENLLDPLHPWLRREITKYGEFVESVYDSLDFDPLSEFCGSCRYNRNKLFEELGLTRHGYKVTKYIYAMSHVDVPQWFLRSSLGETWSKDSNWMGFVAVSGDRESLRIGRRDIVVAWRGTVTPTEWFMDLRTSKEPFDCKSEHGKNVVKVQSGFFSIYNSKSELTRYNKESASEQTMEEVKRLVKFFTDRGEEVSLTVTGHSLGGALALMNAYEAARDVPELSGNVSVISFGAPRVGNLAFKERMNSLGVKVLRVVNKQDIVPKLPGIVFNKVLNKLNPITSRLSWVYRHVGTQLKLDVFSSPYIKQDSDLAGCHNLEVYLHVLDGFHRKKSGFRVNARRDVASVNKSTDMLLDHLRIPECWYQVAHKGLILNKQTGRWVKPVRAPEDIPSPLSTGPRPIYSL; encoded by the coding sequence ATGGAGAAGTCAACGATCAAAACTCCATTGAGAAAGCTAAGAAGAAGACGAACAAAACGATCCTGGAAACTGAAGCAAAAGCTCAAGCTGGCATGGAAGTCTATCAAGATCAGGGTCAGGTCACATCTTCCGAATTTCTTGTCAACCAAGAAACGCCTCACACACATGAAATCAAGAAATCAAGAACAAGAATTAGCCCAAACGGCCAGGAGGATCTGCAAAATCTCCAACGACGCCACCAACTCTCTGGCTTATCTGCTTCAGCTTCCAAAGTATTCAGCCTCTGATTTTCTAGACCGCGGGGATATGATGACTCCAGCTGCGTCTCCAAGGGAAAACATATCCAAAGCGTGGCGTGAGCTTCACGGTTCCAAGAACTGGGAGAATCTTCTTGATCCTCTGCATCCATGGCTGAGGAGAGAGATAACCAAATATGGAGAGTTCGTTGAATCAGTCTATGATTCACTCGATTTCGATCCTTTATCTGAGTTTTGCGGAAGCTGTAGATACAACAGGAACAAACTCTTCGAAGAGCTTGGTTTAACAAGACATGGCTACAAGGTAACCAAATACATCTACGCCATGTCTCATGTCGATGTTCCCCAGTGGTTCTTAAGATCATCTTTGGGAGAGACATGGAGCAAAGACTCGAACTGGATGGGTTTTGTCGCTGTGAGTGGAGACAGAGAGTCGTTAAGGATCGGTCGGAGAGACATTGTTGTGGCGTGGCGTGGAACCGTGACTCCTACTGAATGGTTCATGGATCTTAGAACTAGTAAAGAGCCGTTCGATTGTAAAAGTGAACATGGCAAGAATGTGGTCAAGGTGCAAAGCGGGTTCTTCAGTATCTACAACTCCAAAAGCGAGCTCACAAGGTACAACAAAGAAAGTGCATCTGAGCAGACAATGGAGGAAGTGAAGCGGTTAGTGAAGTTTTTCACGGATAGAGGCGAAGAGGTGAGCTTAACCGTGACCGGTCATAGTCTTGGAGGCGCGTTGGCTCTTATGAACGCTTACGAGGCAGCCAGAGATGTTCCGGAGTTATCTGGTAATGTTTCTGTGATCTCGTTTGGTGCGCCGAGAGTAGGTAACTTGGCTTTCAAGGAAAGGATGAACAGTTTAGGTGTTAAGGTTTTGCGTGTTGTGAATAAGCAAGACATTGTCCCTAAACTTCCAGGTATCGTGTTCAACAAGGTTCTAAACAAACTCAACCCCATAACTTCGAGGCTCAGCTGGGTCTACAGGCACGTTGGAACGCAGCTTAAGCTAGATGTATTCAGTTCCCCTTATATAAAACAAGATTCTGATCTGGCGGGGTGTCACAATCTAGAGGTGTATCTCCATGTTTTGGATGGCTTCCACCGCAAGAAATCAGGGTTTAGGGTTAACGCCAGGAGAGACGTTGCCTCTGTGAACAAGAGCACAGATATGTTATTGGATCATCTGAGAATACCTGAGTGTTGGTACCAAGTGGCACATAAGGGTCTGATCCTTAACAAACAGACCGGTAGGTGGGTGAAGCCGGTCCGTGCGCCAGAAGACATCCCCTCTCCATTATCGACCGGACCAAGACCAATTTATAGCTTATGA
- the LOC106343947 gene encoding photosystem I reaction center subunit psaK, chloroplastic produces the protein MASTVMTTLPQFNGLRASKISAAPVQGLATVQPMRRKANGALGAKCGDFIGSSTNLIMVTSTTLMLFAGRFGLAPSANRKATAGLKLEARDSGLQTGDPAGFTLADTLACGTVGHIIGVGVVLGLKNIGAI, from the exons ATGGCGAGCACTGTGATGACTACACTGCCTCAGTTCAATGGTCTTAGAGCCAGCAAGATCTCTGCAGCTCCTGTTCAAGGCCTG GCAACTGTTCAGCCCATGAGACGCAAGGCAAATGGAGCTTTGGGTGCAAAGTGTGGTGACTTCATTGGTTCATCAACAAATCTG ATAATGGTAACGTCGACAACCCTGATGTTGTTCGCGGGGAGATTCGGACTTGCACCATCAGCGAATAGAAAAGCAACCGCTGGACTTAAGCTGGAGGCACGTGACTCGGGTCTACAAACGGGTGACCCAGCCGGGTTCACGCTCGCTGACACTTTGGCTTGTGGCACCGTTGGTCATATCATCGGAGTCGGAGTTGTTCTTGGCCTCAAAAACATCGGTGCTATTTAA